TTCCTGCAGAAGTACTATCATCGTGGTGCCTTCTACCTGGATGAGGAGAACGATGTCCTTAAGCGCGACTTCGCCCAGGCCACGCTGGAGGATCACTTCGACAAGACCATCCTGCCCAAGGTGATGCAGGTGAAGAACTTCGGCCGCTGTGGCCGCACCAAGTACACGCATTTGGTGGACCAGGACACCACGAAGTTTGACTCGCCCTGGTACGCCGAGTCATCCAGCAACATCAAGTTCCACAACGAACGCGCTGGCGGCATGAGGCAGCAGTTTGACAAGCCCACTGGCTCGAAGCGAAAAAAGATGGAGTAGTTTTAGACGTATGATGTATTTGACAGGCAGTAGGAAAGTAACAACTAAATATTGTATGGCCACAATTGTGATGGCTccaaaaaaacattaaacaattatatataatacaaaagGCTTATGCTTAAATTGTGTACGAAATTTTGTCTGGGACTCCGCTGTGTGATGTACTTTCTTGTAGTTAACTAGGAATCAGGAGCTACATAGAATAATTGCTGACAAATGATAACAATATAGGGAAAAAACCACAGGacacttaaaaaattaaatatccaAAAGCAATAACGTTTAAAGTTTGAGTTTGAACTCCTGTAGCTTTTCAATGTTGTGCTGAACCAGCGCCTGCATAACAGCCTCGGCTTTGATAAAGTGCACCTTCTCATAGTTGTTCAGTCGTCGCTTTGATTTCGTATCCTTGCTCGTGGTGACCACGTACAGTTCCACACTAAAAGCCAGCGAAGGCGGTTGGTTATGCACCTTTCCGCCGGCGCTTTGAATGATGACTGTGGGAGAATACCGATTACCTAATAGTTGGGATACGTTTTTAGGAAGACTTGCCTTTCATTTCGGTCGCCTTTGGCACGATGTCTTCACCGAGCATAAAGTGCAAGCCATACAACAAACGAGGGTGTTCCAATACGCACGAGGGTTTGAACTTGAAGATCTCCTCAAACGTCGCGTCGCTAAACAGGTGATCTGCCTTTATGTCGATGCTTCTGGTCTTCTTTACAGAGTGCAGCCAATTGGTGGAGAGAACTGGTTTGTTGGAAGCAATGACTGTCAGGAACTTGTAGGTGCGCTCGCCCTTGTCCATCATAAGCAGGTCGCACTGTAAGGGATCTTCGGTGATCTCCACCACGTCTAGAAGGCAGAGAAGTCAAATTAGAATCCAATTTGCTGTGAGGCAAGCGTTTTCTTACGCTTAAGTGACTTTAGGACAGATTCCAAAGCTGGACGATTGCACATGGTGAACGCTATCTTAATTTTGCCTGTGGTCTTGGCCTTCCTCACATATAAGTTGAATGCTAGAATTGAAGAAGGAGGTAAAGTGATGTACACTCCATCATACAGCGGAATATTTACCTCTTAGGGGATCGGAATCCGGCTGACTGAATCGCGTCGAGACTGTAATGAAAGATAGTAGcgccaattaaatattaaaatggcTTATcaaaaataagtaataaacTTACTGGCGCCTGATCTGTTCTTTAGGACTTCCTCGTCAGCTAAAATTTTAGGCTTCTTGGTGGTGACTGAGCTGGACGTGGGCTCTTCGCGGGACGCTAACCGCTTAGATCCTCTGCTACTTCCGAAGCTGGTTGATGACTGATCGGGATTAGGAGCTGTAGAACTCGACGTGGCAGCCCGAGCTGTCCTGGGAGCGCGTGTAGTTGCTGATACATTTGGACCcttggcagcagcagtgcTAGAAGATGGCTCTTCAATTGAGGGCGTTGCAGAGCGGGAATTGGCAGCCCGAGTTATCCTGGCATTATTTGCAGAGCTTAAAGAAGACACTGGGTTTTCTATGCTTGCTCTGGATATGCGGACAACGGCACGTTTAATTAATGCGTCCGCTGGTTTAACTTCTGTCAGAGTGTCGGAATCTTCGACGATTGTCTTGCGCCTAGTTCTAGTCATGGACTTTTCCACAGGTGCGTCAGTTTGATTAGTCTCGGTTTCCTTGCGTTTCCTTCCTCTTTTCGATTTGACGATCTCTTCTGTGCTCTCAGCCTCTACTACGCTAGCTTTGCGCCTGGTTCTGGCCGCTGGCTTGGGCATATCCTTGGCTTTGTCCACCTGAACCTGTACTTCTTTTTCTGCTTTAGGTGTCGCAGCATCTTCGTCGGCAGTTTGGCGTCTGGTTCTAGGTTTTGGCTTGGCAATATCTTTTGATGTTTCCTCTTTACTTGACTTGACATTTTTGACCTTTTTCTCACTTTCAGTCTGGGCAGAACTTTCTTCCATATGCACCTCGGCATCATCAGCGCTATTTTGTCGTGTGACTCTCTTCACACCTTTGGGAATATTCTTAGATGTGTCTGCCTTACTCGACGCAGCCTTCTTGGCCTTTCTTCCCTTTCCTAGATCAGGCGCTAGAGCATCATCATCGCTGGTTTGGCGCCTGGTTCTTGTCGTAGGCTTGGGAATATCCTTGGATGTGTCTGCCTTATTGGTCTCCGCCTTCTTGGCCTTTCTACCACGTTTACTTTTGGTAGGTGGTTCTTCATTAGATTTATCCACTACCTCAGCGTTGGCTTCATTCTTTTCTGAAGAGCTTCCTGGTGTACCAGAACGGTTTTGAACGGATTGCCATTGATTGACAACTTTTTTAAAAGGATCGTTCGCTTTATCTTTCTGTGTTTCCTCTTCCGGGATAGAATCGATGTCTTGTTCCCGGATAACAGACTTGTTGAGAGCTACAAATTGGAATATAAATAGAGTTTCCTTAACTTAACTTACGTTAACTTACGTTCTGATTTTTTATCCCCTGGATTGTCCCGCCGTTTTATCAAATTACTTTCCGGTCTCTCAGAACCCTCTGATATTCGTCTGTTTTTACGACTTGCTGTGAATTAAATGGAGTTCAGATCATTCAAGGAAAGCTTCATTTGCGAGGGACTTACGGGTTGCTGGAGGAGATTCTGATTTGGCCACTCGTTTGCGACTGCGACCGCCAGATTTTTCAGTGCGCCAACGACTTTTGTTACTCGAGTTACTAAAAACTCCTTCAATCTGACAAATCTGCAAGGAAATATTCCATATTGCAAACAGAGCTTTGAGTTTATGATTAAGTTACCTTTTGATAGTGATTCTTATCCTTGATCACACACGGctcaaaaaatttaattggctCCTCATTGGGATTTACAGGCGACGTTACCACAGTCCCTGAAATCATTTCATTGAGCACAGCATCTATCTCTTCGCAAGGCTCTTCAAAGAATTTCGAATCTGGAAAGGGTTTTAGTTCCCACATCCATAACACGGAACTTCTTTGATATGCTTACCTGTTGCGACTTTGGCACTGTCGTCGAGTGGAATATTCTCCTTGTCTCGTAAACTCACGGAATGCTGATTGACCACGTGAAAAGGTTGCGTGGCTATGAAGTCTTGGCACCGAGAGCTATTGATCTTGGCAGGAAATACTTGAGTGGCAATTAAATCTTGGTCGGAAGTCTCATTATCTTTTGGTGGACCAAAAGAATTGTTTGCTAGTGGGCGTCCTAAGTTGAATGCCTGAGTTTCTATGAAATCTTGGTTGGAAGAATCATTAGCAGTCGAGGGTTTAGGTGAATCAGTGATTTGTGGCCGGCCCAAGTTAAACGCCTGTGTCGCTATGAAATCTTGATTAGTTTCCTTATCTTTTTGTGCCTGCGGCTGTCCCAAATTAAAGGCCTGAGTCGCCACCAAGTCTTGGTTACTTTGCTCATCGTCTTCCTCGTCACATTCCAACAATTTATGTCGTGGAAATCGTTGAGTGGCTACCATATCTTGATTCTTCTCCTGACTAGATGAGCTATCTGTGTCaggagtggcagtgggagtCTCAATTGTCGCCACAACCAGCTGTTTAACTCCGCCAAACTGCGGTGTGGCGGTATTCGTTTTGTCCGCAGGACGAACGAACGGATCTGGACTGCTGGAACCATCGCGCCCCTCTCTCCCCAGGATTAGGTCAAAAAGATCGGGTGTGCAAATGTTTCTATCTACGGACGGAGCAGTCAAATCAGGTGTAATGCAGGCATCGCCACGCGGCAGCATTTCATCCGCTTTGGTGCTACTCAGGGCACAGCATTTGGAATCGCTAGCTGACCAGTTTAAGGCACTTATTTCCAGGTCGGTGGTGTCCAGTTGATCTAATTAGAAAGCACACATTATTGAAAGTCATCATTTTCAATGGATGCCCATACCACGCTTATCTTCCTTCTTATCAATAGTTTCCATTGGCTTTGGTGGCGGCGGGAGAGGCAGCAAAACATCGCAGAGGACCTGTGAGGCATCGAAGTCATCAATGGCATCCTCATTATAATCCTGGGTGCACATGCGTATCATGCTGCCCTCGGATGATTCCCCATCGCTGTCCATCGTCGGATCCCGGTTATTAACCACAGGAATAACCGATGGTTTAACCACGGGTGGTTCAGGTGGAAGACACGCAAGCATATCCTGCGTTTCGGGTATCATGAAGTCATCGGCCAGCGACACTCTTCCACCGGTCGAAGGTCTTTCGAAGGCCACCGCCTGCGTCTCCGGTATGAAGAAGCTATCTGCCGTTGTGTTGACCGATGTGTTGGCGGATGGTGGCTGTGTTTTAGGAATATCCATGCTGTCCAACGTCGTGTTGCTTGATCTGTCCTTCAGGCATTCCCCGAATCCGCTGCTGTCGTGAACCTGATGGGAAGGCAAGCATTTGGTTATGGATCCTGTAAGAATGACATGTAGTATTTATACCTCATCGTGATCCTCTCCAATCTCCAGCCTGGCTTCCACATTGCCAAAGCGGAGTTTCACCTTGCCGGCTAAGGTGTCCTGCCTGCCAATGTCCACCACGGTCTTCTCCTGGTCGTTCACGAAGATACTGCCTACCAGGGCGGCCAGGCGCACCACACCTCGGCGCAGGATGCAGGCGGTGGCGTGGGCCAACTCCATTGACTGTCCATTCAGAATAAAGCTTATCAATGCTGGAATGTGCACATTGGTAAAGGCAAATTTACCTCATCGGCGATGCTGATTTCCAGGCCCTTCTTCCTTCCAATACGGTATATGATATCCGGTTCCAGGAGAATGGCCGGCAGACCGCCAAAAAACAGGCTTACATCTGCCATCCTGGCGGGACTTCCTTGAACACTGAAGgacgaacaaaaaaacaatacaataaTTGGAAACAACAAACGCAACGGACGGTCACACTTGCAACGGGCGCCAAACACAGTCGATAGGCTGCAATATGGTAGCATTGATTAAAACGGAGCTGCCAACCCGCGACGAAAGGTTACacaatttattgtttacaaattacTGAAGGCCCTGTGCTGATTTTAATACTGAGTCTTTCTGCTATAATTTGTAATAGgtaataagtaaatatattaacaaactGATTTTGGATATATTGTTCAACGATATCCCGATAGATCATTGTTTACGATAATGCTGCATTATCACAAGCATATGGCAACCCTGTTCATCGCCATGGCAATCGGTGGCTTGTTCAACTCTTGTTTTGAacaacaataattataatataagcATAATCCTAATATAAAGTTAACCATGAGGCATGAGTGATACCGATACGGACGACACCgatctgctgctcctgatACCACCGAACTTCTGTGCGGAGGACAAAATGAGCGCATGCGCGGCGGCAGATGCACTGGCAATGCCACCGCCCCCACCCCCGGCGTCCACAAGTGCGGCGTACCAGTTTCTGCATCCCAGCAAGAAATCGGAGCTGAATAGCATTAATGCCCGGCTCCAGAACATCGCACTGGATGCGGAGGAGCCTCCCTCGGACATTTCTACCATATCCACGAATACTGTGAGGAACGCTGGACGGCCAGACAGAGAGCTCCATGGCATGGTGCACTCCACGCCGAAGAGTGGGTCCGTTGAGCCACTGCGCCATCGACCTGTAGACGATAACTTCCTTATCGAAATTGACCACTACCTAGACGACAATAACGCGCACCGCTGGCAGAGGCACGATcaccacctgcaccaccacaGCGATGATCATCTTAGGAACGAGCGGGTGAGGCAGGAGGGTCATCCGGGAACCACCTCTCTGCCCAGCATGAGACTGGCATCGTCCTCCTCCGGCGCTGTTTCTGTGGAAGCAGCCAGGGTCGATCGCAACAGCTTGAACGAGAACAAGATCATTAGCCTAAGTGAGCTCTGGGGCAAGAGCAGCTTGACCAAAACTGTACTTGACAACCACTCTCCCAACCGGCTATTGTGCAGCTCTTCCCTGAAAGAGGAACAACTCAGAAGGCAGCATCTTGAGAAAACTGTCCACACACTGCAGTCTCAACTTCTAGAGTACCAGCAGCGAATCTCGGTGGCCATCGAGGTGGATCGTTCCAAGGACGTTGCTCTCACCGATGCAGAGCAAACAGTTCAAAATCTCAACTACGAGGTTCAGCACCTGCGGGACGCTGTCCACCGGCTGGAAGCGGACAGGGGCGAGTCTCAGAGCAAGTTTGATGCACTGCAGAACGAGTTGGCGCAGGCAGTCAACTTGGCCACCAAGTTCCAGGAAAAGAATGACAAACTCGAAAGAGAGTTGGACCATTGCAGGCACGATGCCAAGCAATGGGACGAAAGAATGGAGCAACTGGAAATGCAACtaaacagcagcaaaagagCGGAGGAGCTGTCTCATGCCGAGCTTAATAAGCTAAGAGATAAGTTTGCCAAGGTGGACTACCAGCAAGAAAAGGTAATTTCAAAGTAAGGTTACAAATACGGACCATTTTAACTGTATttcttatatacatattagcTTAAAGCGCGAATTGAGGAACTGGAAAAGGACAAGAACACGCTCACTAACCAAAAGGAAATGCTGCAGGAGTATCATCAGAAGCAGAAAGCAAGAGCAGATTCCTTGGAGAGCCAGCGAAAATCCCTACAAGAAACTCTGGCCAACCTAACAGAGACTGAGGTTATTTCTAAAACACCcaacaataaatacaataataaattattgccGTTTGCAGACCAATCTTAAGAAAAAGCTTGAGATACAGCAGAAATCCCTCAAACAATACTACCAacagcaaatggaaaatgtcgTGGCCAAGAAGATGCAGGAATTCCAGGACCAGCTGGACAAGAATGAGGAGCATTTAAAGAACGAAGCTCGTGAGCGTGAACGACTGATAGCCGAGCGGGCCGTAAAGCAGCTTGAAATGATCAACGAGAAGAACAACCAGGAACTGAATCTCATTCAGGAAAAGCACAACGAGGAGGTGGAGCTGTACCGCCTCCAACTGGCGAATGCCTCGAAAAAGATCGACGAAATGGATCTCAAGATCAGCTGTTACAAAACTAAGCGGTAAGATATGAAAGTTTTATATGTTTtcttgaaaaacaaaaggtgTTTCCCATTCCAGTGCTGATATTGCGGAGAAGCTGCACGGGGTAATGGAGGCCCAATGGCAGCAGGCCCTTGCCATACTCACCACTCCTAGTCAGAACTCCATCATGCAAGCCAGTGACACTGAAGGGGAATCCCCGGAGCTGAATAATGCACGCATGTATCCAGAAACGCCCAAAACGAGCAAATCGCagcgcagcaacagcactgAGAAGAATAACCTGGATGTGGTTGGCAAACGAGATCCACCCTCGCCGATGGACAAGCTGCAGGCCTACATTGAACTGCTGCTCAGCAAGTCGCCCAGTGATTTCGACAGGCTCGACGAGATCTTGGCCATGACGGCCAAACAAGGAAGCAAGCAAACTAAACCAAAGAGCGGAGGTGGCAACAGTAAGCCTCCTCCCTGGAAGTGCTGACAACGAGAGAAGCTGACGATAAGTAATGTTGTATCTAGAGATACCTGTAGTTTAATAAGCTTGAATCCCTCCTTAAACGGATGCTACAATAGACATTGTAGTTGTATATTTTTCTATGGAATtctaaaagtaaaaaatagtttagtttttgCAAAATATGATGGTTTATTTGATAATATCAACAATTGAAGGCAGCGTGGCATTTTTATGCAGCACGGGAAAAACAAAGacgaaaatgtaaaaataatataaagtTTTGGTACAAAAGGTGTATTTTACAGCTCTATGAGACCTAAGCCTAGGAATCTTGTGATATATTCATGTTGTGGCAGTCGCCAGCGaatgttgtatttttatatcttttagATGGATTTATTCTTTGATTCAGCTGCTTTTTAGATTGTTTATGTGTCTGTCATTGATATGCTTTGAGTTGAGTTATTGAGTATGTTGTGTGTTCGAACCGATCGCATTCCCATTAACCTTATTTGTAGACGATTTGGGGGAACTTTGGGGCATTCCCATAGAGACCCTCTGACTCCCAAACTTGAAtgtgggactcgcgcgttaGCACCACCAAATGCTGATGGGTTGAGTAGCAAATGCTGAAATGAAGTCAGGAATTAGATAGGATTTTAGTCGATTATGAAGCAACCTCTCTCCTACCTACGAATGGGCGATGTGCCCGTGGTCAGTTCACTGACGAAGCTCAGGTTCCAGCTGGACCAGAAGCGCACGAAACCTCCTTCCACGGCAGTGGCTATCACGTTGACACCCACTCCTTCCTTGATGTAGGAGTAGCACACGGCCAGGATGCGATCCTCGTGCACTAGGTGCTGCACATACCGCGCGTTCACTGAGTGCAGCCTCAGAATGGACTTGCCATTGggattcacattcacattgaCGAAGTCGTCCAGGTTCTCCTCCGTTACCTCAAAACATTCGTCGGCCACGTTGAGCGAATTGGGTCTGGTCGCAGCCGCTGTGGGCTTTGCATCCgtgctggtggtggaggaTTGGGGCAAAGTGTGTACCGTGACAATGTCTCCCAGCGTAGGACTAATGGCCACGTGCGTTATTGGAGACTGATGAATCTCTGCCGGACGGGCAATCGTGCGCACATAGCTCCAGCTgagggaaaaacaaatgaatacTTTTCTTAAGAGAATATTTATGTGTGTACTTACTCATTGAGATCCCATATGACGGCAATGCCATCGCGACCCGCAGTCACCGCGATCTTAAACTCCACGGAGAGGGTAATACAGGTAATCTCGTCGGTGTGCCGCACCAGCAACGTGGGTCCCAGCCAGTTGAAATCGGCGCCGTCCCGCTGGAAGGCATCTCCGCCGGAGGAAGTGATGGACGAGTTTACTGAGGAGGCAGAACTGGTTGGATGCAGGTTGCCTGCCTCATCTGACCTCTCCGATCCACCTCCACCGATTCCCTTGCTAGTCATCTTCCGGACGGCTGAGTTGTAGGACAAGCTGAAACCGCGGGCATAGCTCTGCCTGCTCTTCGCCGAGGCTCGTTGCTGGGAATCCAGTCCTCCCGTGCACTTGTAAACACTTATCCTTcctgatttatggccaaaccAAAGTTGATTCGAGTTCACATCGCATCCACAGGCGGTGATGTCGTCAAAGGTTCCATTGTGTAGGAGGTTCTTTGGCTTGGCCTGTGGCTTGTTGAGTGGCTGGATCCTCACAATGCGATCATCGTAGCCCCAGGAGATCACGTTGTACGTATCCGGCTCAGCTCCCTGCATCACACTTGCTCTGCCAGGAAGAGCATACACCACGTTGGTGTTGCAGAAGCTTACCAGATGCTCGGTGCCGGGTATCTTGTGGATGTTTGCCCATGAAGGGGCTTTAAGCTGAGGCGATCCAACATAGACGCCCCAGCGCAGACCTCGTACGGTAGACACTATGGGTTTGTCCACCAGTGAGTAGTCCAGCGGCTTGGACGCCGGATGAGCAGACTTGAAAAGCTGCCTGGGCATCTGACCATATGTCTTTACCATTGTCTTGACTGCTTCTCTTTCGATGGGATCGCTGATCTCGGAGTCCAGAAACACGGCGTAAGTCTGAGGATGAATTCAGAACAGGATTAGCATCTATATGCATTGCAGAGGATATTAGCACTTACTGCTGGGTGAAACACATTGATGGCCTCCACGGCACTCTCTCCGCTCTGTTTGTAGCCGAAGATCAGGTCTATCCAGTTATGAATCTGATTGCGTACCAGTTCCGATTCCAATGCCTGACGGTGGATTAGGACAAATAGCCGGGAGTCCCGCTGACTCCACGGTGGTAGTGAGACATCCTCCACCCGCTCCCCATTTTGCCGACAGCCGAACTTGAAGCGTTCGAAGTTTTCAAACATTTCCGGCAGGCAGAAGAATTCCGGGATAAGTTCCTTCACATCGGTCGGACTATCCCGGCTAGCTAGCGACCATGTGGTGTTCAGGGCATGGAAAGTGCGATCGGGTAAATCGAAGTCGTTGTCCTGGTAACGCAGGAAGTAGCTGGTAAACGGAGGAACCCTCACCAGGAAGTGGAGCACAGTGCCGGAATTCGAGTAATGGGAGCTGTAGTGATAGGGCTTAAGGATCAGCGAGCCCATGGTGGTGTTGGTACTGTCAATGTACTGAAAGGAGAGGTGCCAGATAGGTTAGGTTCCAAAGGATTGCTGGATAAGATCGTTACATACTGTGTAGTTGCTGATGTAGTGCTTCTCGTTCTCCTCCAGCTGAACGGCAATGGGTCGTCCAAGCCGCCTGAAGTTGTGTGCTTCCCGCAGATCCAAAACCTCCGAGTTGTAGTTGGCCAGCACCCAGGGAAACACTGGGTACTGCATGAGATCGTTGTAAGTACGGCCGGAGATCTGGTTGAGGGTCATCAGGTACTCCCAGTTGGTCAGAAGACCTTCGCGCCACTGCTGGGTGATGGCCAGTACCTTGGACTGGTCGGGCGTGGCTACGATTTTATCACAGAATACCTCGCGCATGATCTTCCAGTCGTCGGCGTTTTGCAGCGAGAAAAACAGCGACTTGTTGGTGTCCAGTAGAATCTCGAAAGCCGTCTCCTGGTGCTGGTAGCGCTTCAGCCAGATCTCGGTTATGTTGGCGATATCACAGTTCACGTTGAAGTACCGACACCGGTAGGTGGCCAGGAAGTAGAGCTTCAGATCGGTGATGATGATCTCGCCCTCGATCTCCCCGTCCACGGGCAGGAATTTGGCCGCAAAGTTGTACAGGATTTGGGAGTTCAGCGATATGTTCAATTGTTGGTCATAGCTGGCTATCAGGTAATCCAGAGGACGCACATATGGCTCTAGATCCTCGCGATGTCCTTGCCCCGGTCTGTACTCGTTCATAAAGAAGCGTCGATCGATGTCCAGGTGGCAGCGACGTAGACGAGTGTGAACTCGAGAGGGTCCCTCGGTGTCGTCCAGTTCCCAAGAGCTGGGGATTGGGTTTCTAGTGAGGTACAGTCTGTGGAGGTTCTTTAAGCATACTCACCATTCAGCTCGTTCAGCAGAGTGCCAAGGAGCACCTTCGTGCGTCATACGACGTATGATTTCCAGCCATTTGGTGTAGGTATAGGTATCATCGTAGACCTTCATGTGACACATCAGAGCCTTGCGCTCAGCGTTCTGGAGAAGATCAAAGGATATTATAAAAGGTAAGTAATTAGAATATCACGACCTCTCACCTGTAGTTCTGCTACCTTTCTAGTGGTCACCATGGAGGACTCCACGCATTGCTGGACCAGTGGTTCAAACCTGTACACGGTCTTCTCCAGCAGTGTCTTCTGTTTGGCCGCCATATTATTACGATTCTGATCTAGCCGATCTAGCTCGTGGACCAGATTCCATGAGGAGTCATTCTCCTTGATGCCCAAGGCATCGCAAAGACGCTGCAGGTTTTCAATGGGCTCCGGCATGTCCTCCAGCAAGGAGAGCCAGAGTAGCGCCTTGATCATCTTAGCATCACAGATAATAGCCCGCTGGAACTCATCCTGTTGGGAACGCCATAGGGCATCTACAATGTAGGAGCGCAGATCCCATGGACGCGAAGGTTGAAGCCCCCATGCGATGAAGTTGTTGCATCGCTGATTGCTCGAGATCCCATAGGAAACGAGCAGCTGGAAGAGGGCCAGCTCCTGGGAACTGGCCACATAGTTGGGTCCGGTGGTCTGGCCCACACCAACGGTGAAGAACTGAGTGCAGCGATCGATGAGCAGCTCCACACGGGTCCGCAGTTCCGAGTGACTCAGGGAGGAATCGTTGGTCACTGCAACCCGGAAACTGTTGGGCTCAAAGAACTTGGTGAGCCACTCCAGCTGAAGTTGAGCCTGGGCAGTTCGGAAGCTTCGCATAATCAACTGCGGTTGCTTGTCCTGGTAGAAGGATAATAGGTTGAGGATGTCCCAAACGAGCTAAGGAAGGATGAAAAAGGATGATCACAAAATTCTATTTGGCTCATTCTGTATAGACCCACATTTATCTGACCAACAGAACGCATTGCCCGCTCGCCAATATTGGCCAGTAGTTCCAAAACGGACTCATCGGCATTGGATTGACCCACGCGTGAGGAGTAGATCTTGTAGAGGGCCTTCACCGAGCACTGCAGTAGTCCTGCGTCAATCAGACACGTCTGATCATCAGGATTCTAGGAGGAGAAGATGTCCAGTAACACTCACAAGAATTATGAAGGATTGGATTGCTTACCTGC
This genomic interval from Drosophila teissieri strain GT53w chromosome 3L, Prin_Dtei_1.1, whole genome shotgun sequence contains the following:
- the LOC122616695 gene encoding uncharacterized protein LOC122616695 isoform X1, with the protein product MLPYCSLSTVFGARCNVQGSPARMADVSLFFGGLPAILLEPDIIYRIGRKKGLEISIADESMELAHATACILRRGVVRLAALVGSIFVNDQEKTVVDIGRQDTLAGKVKLRFGNVEARLEIGEDHDEVHDSSGFGECLKDRSSNTTLDSMDIPKTQPPSANTSVNTTADSFFIPETQAVAFERPSTGGRVSLADDFMIPETQDMLACLPPEPPVVKPSVIPVVNNRDPTMDSDGESSEGSMIRMCTQDYNEDAIDDFDASQVLCDVLLPLPPPPKPMETIDKKEDKRDQLDTTDLEISALNWSASDSKCCALSSTKADEMLPRGDACITPDLTAPSVDRNICTPDLFDLILGREGRDGSSSPDPFVRPADKTNTATPQFGGVKQLVVATIETPTATPDTDSSSSQEKNQDMVATQRFPRHKLLECDEEDDEQSNQDLVATQAFNLGQPQAQKDKETNQDFIATQAFNLGRPQITDSPKPSTANDSSNQDFIETQAFNLGRPLANNSFGPPKDNETSDQDLIATQVFPAKINSSRCQDFIATQPFHVVNQHSVSLRDKENIPLDDSAKVATDSKFFEEPCEEIDAVLNEMISGTVVTSPVNPNEEPIKFFEPCVIKDKNHYQKICQIEGVFSNSSNKSRWRTEKSGGRSRKRVAKSESPPATPSRKNRRISEGSERPESNLIKRRDNPGDKKSEPLNKSVIREQDIDSIPEEETQKDKANDPFKKVVNQWQSVQNRSGTPGSSSEKNEANAEVVDKSNEEPPTKSKRGRKAKKAETNKADTSKDIPKPTTRTRRQTSDDDALAPDLGKGRKAKKAASSKADTSKNIPKGVKRVTRQNSADDAEVHMEESSAQTESEKKVKNVKSSKEETSKDIAKPKPRTRRQTADEDAATPKAEKEVQVQVDKAKDMPKPAARTRRKASVVEAESTEEIVKSKRGRKRKETETNQTDAPVEKSMTRTRRKTIVEDSDTLTEVKPADALIKRAVVRISRASIENPVSSLSSANNARITRAANSRSATPSIEEPSSSTAAAKGPNVSATTRAPRTARAATSSSTAPNPDQSSTSFGSSRGSKRLASREEPTSSSVTTKKPKILADEEVLKNRSGAISTRFSQPDSDPLRAFNLYVRKAKTTGKIKIAFTMCNRPALESVLKSLKHVVEITEDPLQCDLLMMDKGERTYKFLTVIASNKPVLSTNWLHSVKKTRSIDIKADHLFSDATFEEIFKFKPSCVLEHPRLLYGLHFMLGEDIVPKATEMKVIIQSAGGKVHNQPPSLAFSVELYVVTTSKDTKSKRRLNNYEKVHFIKAEAVMQALVQHNIEKLQEFKLKL